In Ovis canadensis isolate MfBH-ARS-UI-01 breed Bighorn chromosome 11, ARS-UI_OviCan_v2, whole genome shotgun sequence, the DNA window TGTTGTTGTGCCACACGGAGAACTTGAGCGAGTCCCACTCCAGGCACCACGAGTAGGGATTGCGGCCCAGCAGATAGACGATGCTGCGGCGCGGGCGGCCGCCGAGCGGGGGGCTGCGGCGGTAGGTGACGCCCAGGCACACCCACGAGTTGGACACGTCGGCCTCCCAGTAGTGGCGGCCCTCGGCCAGGCCCCGCGAGCACAGCACCTGCGGCCACTGCTTGAAGCCCGGGAAGGGGCCGCCCGCCGCGAAGGGCTCCAGGAGGATGCCCAGGTTCAGCACCGAGTGGGTCTCCTTGAACAGGAAGAGCTCCTCGCTGGCTGTGGTGGGGTCGAAGTTCAGGTTGCAGTAACCTGGGCCGAGGGGGTATGGAAAAGGGGGCTAGGGTCGGGGCCAGGGAGCAGAGCGCTGGAGGTCTAGAGAGGGGAGGGCCAAAGCTCACAGCTTTGGCACAAAAGTCACCAAGTGCTTCCACTGCCAGCTCCCAAGAGTGGCCCCCCCCATTCCCCTCTCTAAGTCTTCAACTCTGCCCGCAGGGGTGGACACTGTCTGGCTGGGCGCTGTCCAAAGGCCTGCCTTCCTAGAGAGGTGGACAGCCAAGAGTCCCCCTATCTGCCCTCCCCCCCACCAAACCCTAACAGGACCCCCTTTTCGGTTTGTGCAGGACACAAGACTGGGTGGGACTGAGGGAGCGTCAGGGGCTCCTGGAGGAGGTCGCTCAGAAGGGGTCATCAGAGGGTTCATCCACTGTGACCCTGGAGACCTCAGAGACATCACCGATGATTTCTTAGAGAGTCACTTGGTCCCTCACCCAGCCTGGGAGAGGGGCTGCAGGGACATTAACTGAAAAGGGAGCCTGACTGTAGAAGGGTCATCCAAGCTGGCTTGGCTAGAGTCCAGGGGAGGTCGGCAGGCACCCAGCTGAGGGCAGAGCCTGAGCCACATCAGGGCCACAGAGGGCTGCAGAGCTGGCCTCTGGGTGTTGGTGGAGGCCCTGCCACCCATGGGCGGGGACAGGACagccttctcccttcctcttaGGGCCGTGGGGTCACAGACCTTCTGAGGTCTCTAGTCCAGAGTACAAGGTCAGGGCAGGAAAGACCTGGCATCTTTCTGGAGCCCTGGCCTGCATGGAGGTGGGGCTGGGTCGGTCGGGCAAACAAGGGCCCTGTTCCTTTCCTTCCCAACcttggggctggaccccaggacTGAGGACTCACACTTGAGAAGTATTTTCCTGTCCACATCCGGGGGCAGCACCTCATAGGAGTTCATCTTAATGCCTGGGGAAGACGGAGGGGCTTTGCTGAGGACACTTTCACAGCCCAGTGCCCTTCCAGAGAGAGGCATGGGCTTTCAGGAGGTTGAGTCACCTGGACAAGGCGCACACAGACAGGCCCAGCTCTCTTACAAGTGCCTGGAATCCCAACCGCTGCCCTCGGAGCAGCCCATCCCCAGAAGGCAGGTGGGTCTCCAGTCGCCCCAGGCAAGCAGGTTCTAACTAACCCTTCAGGAGGAGCTGGTTGATGAAGCTGAGACCCATGTCCACCAGTCGGGTCCGGAGCTCCGCCAAGGTCTCTGGCAGCTGGAGGAAGCTCTGCTTCTCCTCACAGTTGGTGCCCATCAGGGGCTCCATGCAGGCAGGGAAGTGCTTCAGCCTGGGCAACTCCTgcaggcagggaggggctggcagTACCACTTGTTAGCCAGGCCCCAAGCAAGGGCCGGGGGCTTAGCGGTTCCCCAGAACCAGGAGGCAGGCGGGAAAGCTGCCCATGTTCAAACCCGGACAgctttctcccctcctcctggcTTTTCGGACATCTGAGTTAGGGCTGTCAAAGCCCCTGCAGTCCAGTGGACATTGCGATGGGcctgggcggtgggggtggggaggggccttgCCTGCAGAAACTGCTGGTCGCTGCGGTTGGCGAGCAGGCTGCGGAGCCAGATGCTGTCCCCCTCCAGCTTCAGGAGCCGGTTGTGACTCTGCTGGATGGAGCCACCCAGCTTCCCCAGGGCGGTGGCCTCCTCTTTCTCCACGAAATCGAGCACCTTCACCTGCATCTGTTTGATCTCCTGGATGATCTCTGAGAAGCAGGCGTTCACCTCATCCCGAGTCGTCTGGATCAATttctggggcaggggtggaggggcaGAGAGGTGTCTTTGAGCCCCAGCTCCTTATCCTCCTTGTCAGGGCCCAGAGCTGGCTGAGGCATCACCTCTCTGTTTGCCTGGCCCCACAGCAGCCACTCCGAGCCCTTGAGAGGCCCCCTCAGCCTGAAGCAGGGCGCTGGGAAAGCCTGGGCTGGAGGTGGCGATGGGCCAAGCTTACCGAGAGAAAAGCCACCTGGCCCCGGTGCTTTTGGCTGTCGGAGGTGATGATCAGCATCTGGTTCTCCACGTTGGCCTGGACCTTCCGAACTTCGACCTGGGGTGAGAAGGTGAGGTGGAAGAGGAGCGGGCCGGTGATTCAGAGAGGTGCCGTAGCAGAAGCCCTCTGTGGGCAGTCCCATGTCAGAGCTCAGAAGAAACacacctcttaaaaaaaaacacaacccttATTTAGCTGCATCAGGCCTTAGCTGCAGCACATAGATCTTTCCTTTCAGTACatagactctctagctgtggcatgtgggatcttcgttcccctaccagcgattgaacctgtgtcccctgcattgcagggcaaattcttaaccactgggccactagggaagtcccacctcTTATGTTCTTCAGAGGTGTGATGAGAATGAGGATGGGTAGGCTGAAGGATAGATGACCCAGGGACACCCCCTTTTTTGGCTGCGAcgtatgtaggatcttagttccccaactagggatcgaacctgtgccccctgaaatggaagtgcagagtcctaaccactggaccatcagggaagtccctcgggGCCACTCTGCTCCTGTTCTCTCATTCCCTGAGAGACTCCCCATTCTTAGGGATCAGGTTCTCTGCTTCTGACAGCTGATGACCATAGGGTTCAGATCACAAGCAGCAGCTATGGAGGGGTTTGGTGATTTGAGAAGCCTGGGCGGGGCGCAGTGGGGCAAGCAGGGGTCGATCAGATGCGGAGCCCTTGGCTCCCTGGGGCAGTGCCACCAGGTCCAGGCAGAACTGTGTCCCCAAGTCCTTCCACATAAGTCTTTAGTCTCAGCTCCCccagaggctcagcagtaaagaatctgcacaaGGAGACACTCAGGAGatgcggctttgatccctgggtcgggaaaatcccttggaggaggaagtggcaacccactccagtgttcttgtctgaaaaattccaaggacagtggagtctgacaggctgcagtccatggggtcgcagagtcagacaggactgagcctcTGAGCACAAGCACGTCCCCGGAGCGGGTGCTGTCACGATTCACAACCTACTGTAGGACAGTGGGTACCAGGTACCTGTCTGCGAACTGTTGCTGACCCGCAGCAAAAGAAGCAGCTTGTGCCAGGCTGTAAATCAACACATTTCTCCCTTTGTTGAGAAGGTCCTGATGTGAAAAAATTGTCAGCTGAACTAAACAGTGGGGTGAGTCGGCTTACGTTCTGGCCCAAGCTTCTTTCTTGCAGGTGGCTACGCTGGAATAGCACAGTTCTAGAATATATTTGATAGAATGTTTCAAATATAAGCACTCGAACAAAGAAAGCAATCCAAATGGAGAAAACctaatttgaaaatagaaaaaaaggaagggattCACCCAACCTGACATGTTTGTATGTTGATATGTTACCTTTCAGCCATTCCTTTTTCtgtgcaaaaaaatttttaaataggattCATCACAAATAACTTtggctcctttaaaaaaaaaaaaaaagaactaaccattttattaaattttttttgagtGCAGTGcacggcatgagggatcttcccctaccagggataaACCCGTGCTCCCCtaagtggaagcagagtcttaaccacctgactgccagggaagtccctggatcctGATTCAATCCGTCTGGTGGCGCTTCTTCATGTCTTGCCAGGACCCTTGTGAGCATCACTTTGGGTGCTTTAGTCACcaagtggtgtccagctctttgcaaccccatggactgtagcctgccaggcttctctgtccatgggattttccaagcaagagtactggagtgggttgtcatttcgttctccaggggatctgcctgactcaggaactgaatccaggtctcctgcactgcagaattCCGAGCACCATTTTaatggctggagaaggaaatggcaacccactccagtgttcttgcctggagaaccccaaggacggaggagcatgggagcctacaatctatggggttgcagagagtcagacatgactgagagactaaggaCACTTTAATGGCTACAATCCTTTCCTTCCCGGAAAGGTGTGCCTGGAACAGAGTCCTCTTGCTCCtcggcctcccctcccccatttaccctctccccatcccccctcccctcccccatcctcccttcccttcccctacctttcccctcccccatccccccactcccagcccacCTCCTTGCGCGCGCGCTCCTCCTCCAGCGGGATGGTGTCGTGGTTCTTGTGCTCCTCCAACAGGCAGGCCCCGCACACGCAGCAGCCCTCGGTGCGGCAGTACAGCCGCCGGAGCTTGCGGTGCTTGCGGCACAGCCGGCTCTTGAGGTCCCACACGGGCTCCAGCAGCTGGTGCCCCTGGAACACCTGGTCCTCTAAGTGGCTGCGCAGGTGCTTCTCACACAGGGAGGCCATGCACTGCAGGCACGACTTGACGGACTTGAGCTTCTCGGGGGCACAGAAGTCGCAGGGCACGTCCCTGGGCCCGGCCAGGCTCCGTGAGGACCCCAAGGTCTGGCCCTTGGCCTGGGTGAAGCAGGTCACCATCTCCTCCAGGATGACGTTCTTGCAGAGGCGAGGCCGCGTGGGGAAGCTCTCCCGGCACTGGGGGCAGTAGAGGGGCTCGCCCATGGTGGCCTGGTAGTCCCAGAAACCCTGGAGGCAGCTCATGCAGAAATTGTGCCCGCAGGCCGTGGTGACTGGGTTGCGGAACACTTCCAGGCAAACAGGACAGAGGACTTGTTCCTCCAGCGTGCAGAGACTGCTGTTATTCATCAGGAACTGGCCTTGGGGAGCTCCTGAGAGCTTGGCGgtgggctgcagggctggggcttGGTCCTGGACTGGCCCTGGGAAGATGGGGCAAAGCCAGGTTGAAGCCAGGGCAGGATTTGAGGGGCCTTTGAGGGGGACCCCTTTTCTTCTGTTGGAAGCAGCTGGTCTGCCCACGGGGTACCGGGACTCTGCCATTGGTCAACCCACACAGGGGCATAAACTGAGGCTTGTGTTTTTGTCCCTGCCCGAATTCCTGGAACAAATCTTGGACAAGAAGGTGGGTAGGCAGGAAGAAGTCACATAGTGACAAGGGAAACGAGCCGTTTCCCTGGCCCTTTGGGAGAAAGGTCAGCGCACAGGTACTTACGTGAAACTCTCTGCATGTCAAGGAGAGCCAGAGGCTTGCTGCCCTGTGGATGGAGGGAAGAGAACACCTGGGTGCTTAGGCCCACgttggggcaggggcgggggggcgAGGCCCCAGGTCTCCAGCTGCCGGAAAGTCTCCCAGCCCAGTGTGCCCCGACCCCAGCCCTTTACATCCCCTGAGGTTGGACGACCACCTTCTCACCTTTCCCTTTGGCTGCTGTTGCGTGGTCCCCCTATCGAGTTGGACCCCCTCCTTGAGACTGCCCACAGTTTTGCTCCTGATGTCACAATTCAAGCATGACCAGCCCCGGCCTTCTGCTTGTGATGTCAGCAGGGCAAAACAGACTCAATAAAGGAAGACATGAGGATAAGTAAATAGTAAAACATGGTATTCCagctaattaaaaaaacatacacattacacttgattattaacaatgttgtgtgcCTCAGTTAACCATATATATTCATCTTCTTCCTGAATGTCTTTATAGGGTTATAAggatttttaaagcttttcatcATAGAAATTGATGGCAAATGCCTCCTAGAGTTTGAATAATGCTTTTTTGaggggcggtggggtgggggtgggaaggacaAGGTAGTACATGGAAGGGCTTctcagtggcactagtggtaaagaacccgcctgccaagcaggagacttgagttggatccctgggtggggaagatcccctggagaagggaacggatgcccactgcagtattcttgcctggagaatcccatgaacagaggagcctggcgggctacagcccatggggtcgcaaagagtagggcacggctgaagtgacttagcacatacacacatgtgcacgtggaaatctacttttaatattttccaggaaaatttacttcagaaaaaaagaaagaggtgcCACCGGACATGCAGTGGTGAGGGGTCCTGCCCGCCCAGGATACTCTTTGCTCTGGAACCTTCATTCCAGGCAGGAGACAGAGTCGCTGCTGCACCCAGGGCCCCTTGCAGTGGACGTGGGGGACTCAGTTTACTAAGCAGAGAAGGAAAGTGGCAACTAAGTGGCAGTGAgatcttgggcaagttgtttCATCTCTTGGGACCTTGGTTCTCTGGTGAATCCACAGGGTTGTTGTAGAAGAGATCTCAAGGCTCATTCCTGGTTTGAAGTTGAGGGAGCCAAACATTATCCGATTGGTGATGCTCAAGATTGTTGCTTTCCACTGTGGTTCTGATCCTCAGAAGGAAAAGATGACTGAAGCTTAGGAGAGAGTCTCATCACTGCGATAGCTTCTTGTCAGTGTTTGTTTACCCAGCCTTCTCACCCAAGAAGATACATGCCCTGAAAAGTTTGCAGTGTGTCCCTCTTTCTGTTTTTTgggccatgcagcatgcaggatcttagttccctgaccaatgaTGGAGCCTGTgtccctggcagtggaagcactgagtcttaaatcactggaccaccagggaagtcccaatatgttacttaaaaaaaaaaattatatttatttgactgctccagatcttagttatggcatgtaggatctagttccctgacaagggattaaaACTGGGCCCTCTGCCTTGGgagcgtcttagccactggaccactgaagTCCTCCTCTTTACTTCTGAAGAATATTTTCACTTGGTAATTCTACATTGGCAgctattttcttttcagtattttggGGATTTAATtccactatctttttttttttaattatttttattgttatttatttttcagccATGCTGCACagaatatgggatcttagttcccccaccagggatcaccTTTCCCCGCTGcgttggaagcatagagtcttaaccactgtgctgccagggaagtccgctCCACTGTCTTCTGATTTATATTTTACTGTTGAGAAGCTGACTGTCAGTCTTATTGCCGATTCTTTGAAGGTAacctttttctccatttctggTGACTTGTAAGGTTTTCTCCAaacgtgttttctttttttttccaaatgtgttttcattttgccatttctatattgttgttcagttgctaagtcgtgttcgactctttgtgattccatggactccagcatgccaggcttcccggtccttcactgtctcctggagtttgatgtGTGTTCTTATTTATCCTCCTTAGGATTTGTAGGGCTtcttttatttggctgccttgggtcttagttgtggcacgtggggtctttcGCTGCGGTGTACGGACTCTCTAGTTCTGGCACTCGGGCATTAGTAGTTGCGACATGcaacttagttccccaaccagggaaatCTTAAGTTTCctatcagggatggaacccgagttccctgcgttgcaaggcagattcttaaccactgcattaCCAAGTGCCTGTAGGGATTCTGGAATATGAGGCTGCCTTTACGTATCTCAGAGGACCTTGATTACAGCTCAGCATTTCTACCCCTCTGCCTCTATCCAGGTTCCGATGAATACTCCCTTAGCCATTAGGCAGCTAGCTGCTTGGCTGTTTCCTCTCTGCCTTCAGAATTCCCTTCTCCCACTTAAGCAGCAGGACTCCAGGACTCAGCTTTTGTTGTCAGTGCCtccggttggatccctgggttaggaggatcccctggagaagggataggctacccactccagtattcttgcctggagaatctccatggatagaggagcctggcaggctacagtccatgaagttgcaaagggtcagacacgacttaacgactaaGCCCAGTACAGCACATTTCCAGGCACAGAAGTGGACGTTTGCTAGAGCCCTTATAGAAGCGAGAGCTGAGCACCACGTCCCTTCTGCACCTGCCAACTACCCCCTTCTCCAACTTCAGGGTCTCATTCAAGAACTCGGAGGCGTCTTCCAAACCCTCCCACTCCAATAAGTGCTTATCGGCTATCCATCATAATTGCATGAAGGAGGGCATATTTGGAGGGTGTTTTGCCAACTGTGTGGACAGTGCATGTGTGGAGCCTATCAGAATGACATATGAGGAGGAGCAACAGCCCAAGCTTAGACATAAAGCCATCCAAGAATATCCAAGGGGACTTACTCACAATTTTCTTACAAGAAAGCTGAGAAAAATGAACTGTTAGCCTTCTGTCCACTTTATGTTTTTCTAGAAATAATTAACAGAAAATCAACCGGTTAAAAATACTCAAATTTAGATATGagacttagatttttaaaaaaatatctatttatttggctgtgtcagattGTAGCTGTGACCCTCGGGGTCTCTGCTGCCGCAcatgctctctagttgcggtgggtgggcttagttgctctgcgacatgtgggaccttagttccccgaacagggatcaaacccatgtcacctgcGTCGGAAGGTGGGTTATTAACCATTGGGCCGTCAGATTTCTGAGCTGCCAAATGTGACATCTGACTTGGGGAAAATAAACAGGACACAAAAGCACAAAGGCAAGCCCACAAGGGCAAAAATATGACTCACGAGGGCAAAAGCTAGAATTGGTTAAACTGAATTAAATTTCCACCAAAAATCTCTTGGAAAACCATGaccttaatgaaaatatttttaagaaataatgaaatagaaaagaacaaTGTAATTGCATTGTATAGAGTTAAACTGACTTCACAGAGTAGCAGTTCAGTCCGGGGGAAAGCTTCACTGACGAGGATCCTTCTGCGCGGTATGATTCTTATGAAAAATTCAGCTTTGGTCTGCTACCCGGGCTCATGACCGAGCAGATTCAGTGGAACTGAAATGATCTGTGAACAGTGCCATACAGAGCCTCCAGCAAGTCCCAACAGGAGACTCAGCACGCGGACTCCAGGGTTTCGGAATAGACCCATGACTCCTTTTACAGTGACCCTccttttgagggcttcccaggtggatcagtggcaaagagtccgcctggaatgcgggagacccggattccatccctgggtcgggaagagcctctggagaagagcatggcaacccacccagtattcttgcctggagaattccatggaccaaggagcctggcgggtataaagagttggacacaatggagcgactaattcttttctctttcttctccttttgagaAACAGTCCCTGCTCCCTCATCATGGGAATCAAGGGACCATATGGCCTGAGTTGCCCATCAAAACCTACAAAGCTAATCTGAGGGGTAATTAACATAGCCCAGAAATAGATGTGACTGTCTCTCAGACCTGGGAACAACGACTGTTTGCAGTGTCTTATGTTAGGGcttcttggtccatggaattctccaggcaagaactgggtgggttgccatgcccttctccagaggctcttcccgacccagggatggaatccgggcctcccgcattccaggcggactctttgccactgatccacctgggaagccctcaaaaggAGAgtcgtggcttccctggtggctcagagagtaaagtcgtctgcctgcaatgtgggagacctgggttcgatccctgggttgggaggatcccctggagaaggaaatggcaacccattccagtattgcctggagaatcccatggatagaggagcctggtgggctgcagtccatggggtctcagagtctgacatgactgagcaacttcactttcacgttagGGGAGAGGGTAAGATTGTCTTTGTGTAAAGAGTAGCTGCATCTTGTCACATGGAGGCATAAAGTTATTCTTACCATTTTGTATTAAGTTCAAATATACATAGAAGTGAGTTTATGGATACTTCGCAGCCCCGGCTGTGGTTCCTCTCAGTCCCAACCCACCCAGACTGCCGGGTGCTGCTGGGGCTGAGAAGCTGCCCTAAGGGACGTGTGAGGGAGCTGGGGGGAGAAAGGAGATGAGCCCCTTCCTGTTATCAGAGCAACCACAGCAGCGCAGCTTCACGCTGGCAGCAACAGCTGGTCCCGGCAGTGTGGTGAGCCCTGACGGCAGCATCCCTCGCAGGGCCCCTCCTTGACTATGTACGCGTTGTACGTGTGTCTTTgccattccccaaccagggatcgaacctgggcccactgcagtggaagtgcggagtcttaagcactggaccaccagggaagtcccgcctcaaccttttatttttcattctgtttaaaatcttatttatttttggctgtgctggttcctcactgctgtgcaggctttctccagttggcGGTGAACGGGGGCTGCTCCGTGGTgtgagcttctcactgcagtggcctctgctcctgtggagcacgggctcaacAGTTGTGACGTGTCAGCTTAACTGCTGCTCCGCATGTGgaaatcttcccggatcagggatcgaacctgtgtctgctgccttggcaggtggattgtttactaaTGAGCCATCACGGAGGCCCTGCATCCTGACCTTTAATAATGCCAACCTCTTTTCTTTGCTCCCCAGAATTGGGaacagatgggcttcccaggtagctcagtggtaaagaatccacctgccaaggcaggagatgcaggagacctgagtttgatccctgggtcgggaagatcccctggaagagcaaatggcaacccactctagttattcttgccttggaaatcccatggagagaggagcctggtgggctgcagtccatggggtcacaaagagtcagccacgactgaacaaccgaacacacacacacacttgggagCAGTAACTGTCCTGGGACCCCCACGGCTGACACCTGAGTCCCCCAGgccttttcctttccctcctaCTTACAACTGCTGTGGCCTCCTGTTGGAGCTGTTACAGCCACAGCCCCTCTCAGTACTTTTCTGTGTACATACCTCCTCCCCAGCCGTCAGCGCCCTGTAGGAGAGACGGCCTAACTCCTTCAGAAGATCCCGCACCCTGCCCAATGACTTAGGGATCAACACTTAAAACTTGTGTGACTGGATTCTCACCTCACGTTCTTCCTCATCCTCCTGGCAGAGAAAATGGGCACCCCATCACCTGTTCTCTTCCAGGAAGACTTCTATCCCTTAAAGACCATCTCCCACTCCCCCGTCTCCTTCCTGCTCTCCTGCAGGAAGCCCGTCTGTCCCACCTTCTGTCCCTTGGCACTCTCTGGTCCTTTCAGATGCAGTGGAATGGAAGCCAGGAGAAAGAAGGTCcggccccttccctcctccccagccccccaggcAGTCTTAGCAGCAGGAGAAACGAGCACTCTGTAAGAAGCTCTGCTACAAAAGGGTGCAGTGACATTCCTCTCCTGAGGACAGTGTGAGCATCATCAATGTTGAGTGACAGGACTCCAGGAGCTCTGAGTATTGGGAAATACACACCAAAGGTTTCAAGATTCAGAAGTCTGTTTCATGTCTTTATTGACAAGAGGGGGGGGAAAAGGGGTCACAGCATTTCAGACTTTATTCAAAGACACAAACGGCAACAAAGGGCACCCACAAGTGACAGGCATGGTCCCTAAGGCCTGGCTCTAAGGCCATCCTGGAGGGTGTGGGTGACTTCTCAGCCCTTTCCCTCAGCATCTGTCTCTTCCTCCTCTATGCCTCATGGACACCCCTGAGATCAGTTAGAACTATGCATAAACAAAGCCACTccagaggaggctgggccctgcctggCCGGAGTCGCCCACGTGGCAGCCCTGGGCAGCTGGAGAGCGTGGGGCACTGCTCACGTGACCCCCCAGCCAATGGCCAGGCCTCTCTCTGGAGCGGTCAGCTGGGCTCTCCCCAAGGGAGCCGGCTTTCAAGAAAAAAACACCAACTTGGTTCATGAAGGA includes these proteins:
- the LOC138414524 gene encoding E3 ubiquitin-protein ligase TRIM47-like, giving the protein MQRVSRPVQDQAPALQPTAKLSGAPQGQFLMNNSSLCTLEEQVLCPVCLEVFRNPVTTACGHNFCMSCLQGFWDYQATMGEPLYCPQCRESFPTRPRLCKNVILEEMVTCFTQAKGQTLGSSRSLAGPRDVPCDFCAPEKLKSVKSCLQCMASLCEKHLRSHLEDQVFQGHQLLEPVWDLKSRLCRKHRKLRRLYCRTEGCCVCGACLLEEHKNHDTIPLEEERARKEVEVRKVQANVENQMLIITSDSQKHRGQVAFLSKLIQTTRDEVNACFSEIIQEIKQMQVKVLDFVEKEEATALGKLGGSIQQSHNRLLKLEGDSIWLRSLLANRSDQQFLQELPRLKHFPACMEPLMGTNCEEKQSFLQLPETLAELRTRLVDMGLSFINQLLLKGIKMNSYEVLPPDVDRKILLKCYCNLNFDPTTASEELFLFKETHSVLNLGILLEPFAAGGPFPGFKQWPQVLCSRGLAEGRHYWEADVSNSWVCLGVTYRRSPPLGGRPRRSIVYLLGRNPYSWCLEWDSLKFSVWHNNTQTVLHGGYHRTLGVMLDCAAGCLSFYGVAGGVSLLYRFLASFLEPLYPAVMVSSGASVTLKQRPSEA